In Streptomyces sp. NBC_00683, the DNA window ACCGGCACCGCGGCGGCGGACCGCCACCAGATCCGTTCGCGCCGCCGGGACCTCGGCGTCGTCCGCGGCCGCCTCGGGGGCGTCACCGCAGGGTGCACAGCCGCCGTCGTGCGAACCGCAGCCGCCGCCCGCCTGGACGCGGTGCTCGGGAAGGGTCGTCGTGCCCGCCCCCTCCACCTCGAAACCGGCGTCCGCGATCATGTCGAGGTCGGTCTGGCCGGACTGGCCCTCACTGGTCAGGTAGTCACCCAGGAAGATCGAGTTGACCAGGTTCAGGGCGAGCGGCTGCATCGAGCGCAGATGGACCTCGCGTCCGCCCGCGAGACGTACCTCCACGTCCGGGCAGACGAACCGGACCATCGCCAGAATGCGCAGGCACCGCTGAGGGGTGAGGTGCCAGTCCTTGGCGAGCGGGGTCCCCTCCATCGGAATCAGGAAGTTCACCGGCACCGAGTCCGGGTTGAGCTCGCGCAGCGAGAAGACGACGTCCACCAGGTCGGCGTCGGTCTCGCCCATGCCCGCGATCAGCCCGGAGCACGCCGAAAGGCCGGCGGCCTGGGCCTGCTGCACGGTATCCACCCGGTCGGCGTACGTGTGGGTCGTCGTGATGTCGCCGTACGTACCCTCCGAGGTGTTGAGGTTGTGGTTGTACGCATCGGCGCCCGCGGACCTGAGACGGTCCGCCTGGCCCTCGGACAGCAGACCGAGGCAGGCGCACACCTCGACGTCCTCGTGCTGCTCCTTGATGGCCTCGATGGTCTTCGACACCCGGTCGACGTCCCGGTCCGTCGGTCCGCGGCCGCTCGCCACCAGGCACACGCGCTTCGCGCCACCGGCCACTCCGGCGGTCGCGGCCTTCGTCGCCTCGTCCGGCTTGAGCCAGGTGTACTTGAGGATCTCCGCCTTGGATCCCAGCCGCTGCGAGCAGTACGAGCAGTCCTCGGGGCAGAGCCCGGACTTGAGGTTGACCAGAT includes these proteins:
- the bioB gene encoding biotin synthase BioB encodes the protein MDLLNTLVDKGLRRELPTREEALAVLATSDDELLDVVAAAGKVRRQWFGRRVKLNYLVNLKSGLCPEDCSYCSQRLGSKAEILKYTWLKPDEATKAATAGVAGGAKRVCLVASGRGPTDRDVDRVSKTIEAIKEQHEDVEVCACLGLLSEGQADRLRSAGADAYNHNLNTSEGTYGDITTTHTYADRVDTVQQAQAAGLSACSGLIAGMGETDADLVDVVFSLRELNPDSVPVNFLIPMEGTPLAKDWHLTPQRCLRILAMVRFVCPDVEVRLAGGREVHLRSMQPLALNLVNSIFLGDYLTSEGQSGQTDLDMIADAGFEVEGAGTTTLPEHRVQAGGGCGSHDGGCAPCGDAPEAAADDAEVPAARTDLVAVRRRGAGTDLAPNA